A genomic segment from Rhodospirillum centenum SW encodes:
- a CDS encoding GIN domain-containing protein, whose protein sequence is MLRSLLAATALAAVSFPALAFGPQDYTARGVTVDGVVGTLDVTVTPGSGPVTVAISGPQARIDRVRVRQDGDRVVLEQDNSDRRTWRDSDRDLWIAVKVTLPAGSGLSVEDFIGEGRVGDLRGPLAVEDMTSGTLTVGDVTTASLDVSGSGDITVGAISGDLAVDINGSGKVKTGAAAGAVTLEIDGSGDIEIASVSGPVAAEINGSGDIALRGGRADPLSVSISGSGDLTLDGTAGSQSIRQSGSGKVTITGRR, encoded by the coding sequence ATGTTGCGTTCCCTGCTCGCCGCCACGGCTCTCGCCGCCGTCAGTTTCCCCGCCCTGGCCTTCGGGCCGCAGGACTACACGGCCCGCGGCGTCACCGTGGACGGGGTGGTCGGCACCCTGGATGTGACCGTCACTCCGGGGTCGGGCCCCGTCACCGTCGCCATCAGCGGCCCGCAGGCGCGGATCGACCGGGTCCGCGTGCGCCAGGACGGCGACCGCGTGGTGCTGGAGCAGGACAACAGCGACCGCCGCACCTGGCGCGATTCCGACCGCGACCTCTGGATCGCCGTGAAGGTGACGCTGCCGGCGGGCAGCGGTCTGTCCGTGGAGGATTTCATCGGCGAGGGCCGCGTGGGCGACCTGCGCGGTCCGCTGGCCGTGGAGGACATGACCTCCGGCACCCTGACGGTCGGCGACGTGACGACGGCCAGCCTGGACGTCAGCGGCAGCGGCGACATCACCGTCGGCGCCATCTCCGGCGATCTGGCGGTGGACATCAACGGCTCGGGCAAGGTGAAGACGGGCGCCGCCGCCGGGGCCGTGACGCTGGAGATTGACGGGTCCGGTGATATCGAGATCGCCAGCGTCTCCGGCCCCGTCGCGGCCGAGATCAACGGCTCGGGCGACATCGCCCTGCGCGGCGGCCGGGCCGACCCGCTGTCCGTCTCCATTTCCGGTTCGGGCGACCTGACCCTGGACGGCACGGCCGGCAGCCAGTCCATCCGCCAGTCCGGCTCCGGCAAGGTCACCATCACCGGCAGGCGCTGA
- the ligA gene encoding NAD-dependent DNA ligase LigA, whose amino-acid sequence MSDLSDTRHIPVETLTLDQAAAEHAALVREIAHHRALYYGKDAPEIADSAYDALEHRLAGLEARFPELVTPDSPTQTVGAAPSAGFGKVRHRVPMLSLDNAFTAEDVDGFVEQIARFLNLKEVDGLEFVAEPKIDGLSLSLRYENGALAQAATRGDGAEGEDVTANVRTIREIPDRLPAGAPSVLEVRGEVYMVREEFFALNRRQAEAGEKVFANPRNAAAGSLRQLDPSVTAKRPLCFFAYSWGDLSEPLGATQWEALQRLKALGFRVPAQSRLCRSKAELLDYYAGIGAGRAALPFDIDGVVYKVNRLDLQERLGFRTRTPRWATAHKFPAERAQTLLRAITIQVGRTGALTPVAELEPVTVGGVVVSRATLHNADEIARKDIRVGDTVVVQRAGDVIPQVVEVVTERRPADSAPFVFPDHCPECGSAAVREEDGAVSRCTGGLVCPAQAVERLRHFVSRNAFDIEGLGIERIQLFYDQDRIRSPADIFTLERREAQRLDRLVAMTGFGRKSVENLFRAIDARRRIPLDRFIFALGIRQVGEATAKLLARTYRSVGPWTERMAAAAAERSANPDEAKKPELVGEAYAELCAIEQIGMSVADDICAFFAEPHNRDALDALLKELEAVEDHVPPPRADGSPVAGKTVVFTGTLETMGRSEAKARAEALGAKVAGSVSGKTDYVVVGADAGSKAAKARELGLTILTEQEWLDLISQPGGV is encoded by the coding sequence ATGTCCGACCTGTCCGACACCCGCCATATCCCGGTCGAGACCCTGACCCTGGACCAGGCCGCGGCCGAGCACGCCGCCCTGGTACGGGAGATCGCGCACCACCGGGCGCTCTACTACGGCAAGGACGCGCCGGAGATCGCGGATTCCGCCTACGACGCGCTGGAGCACCGGCTGGCCGGGCTGGAGGCGCGCTTCCCCGAGCTGGTCACCCCCGACAGCCCGACCCAGACCGTGGGGGCCGCCCCGTCCGCCGGCTTCGGCAAGGTGCGCCACCGCGTGCCCATGCTGTCGCTGGACAACGCCTTCACGGCCGAGGACGTGGACGGCTTCGTCGAGCAGATCGCCCGCTTCCTGAACCTGAAGGAGGTGGACGGGCTGGAGTTCGTGGCCGAACCGAAGATCGACGGGCTGTCGCTCTCCCTGCGCTACGAGAACGGGGCGCTGGCGCAGGCCGCCACCCGCGGCGACGGCGCGGAAGGGGAGGATGTCACCGCGAACGTCCGCACCATCCGCGAGATCCCCGACCGGCTCCCCGCGGGCGCGCCGAGCGTGCTGGAGGTGCGCGGCGAGGTCTACATGGTCCGGGAGGAGTTCTTCGCGCTGAACCGCCGGCAGGCGGAGGCGGGCGAGAAGGTCTTCGCCAACCCGCGCAACGCCGCCGCCGGCAGCCTGCGCCAGCTCGACCCCTCGGTCACGGCGAAGCGGCCGCTCTGCTTCTTCGCCTACAGTTGGGGGGACCTGTCGGAGCCGCTGGGCGCGACCCAGTGGGAGGCGTTGCAGCGGCTGAAGGCCCTGGGCTTCCGCGTCCCGGCGCAGAGCCGGCTCTGCCGCAGCAAGGCCGAGCTGCTGGACTACTATGCCGGGATCGGCGCCGGCCGGGCCGCCCTGCCCTTCGACATCGACGGCGTGGTCTACAAGGTCAACCGGCTGGACCTGCAGGAGCGGCTGGGCTTCCGCACCCGCACGCCGCGCTGGGCCACGGCGCACAAGTTCCCGGCGGAACGGGCGCAGACCCTGCTGCGCGCCATCACCATCCAGGTCGGCCGCACCGGCGCGCTGACCCCGGTAGCGGAACTGGAGCCGGTCACGGTGGGCGGCGTCGTCGTCAGCCGCGCCACCCTGCACAACGCCGACGAGATCGCACGCAAGGACATCCGCGTGGGCGACACGGTGGTGGTGCAGCGCGCCGGCGATGTCATCCCGCAGGTGGTGGAGGTGGTGACCGAGCGCCGCCCGGCCGACAGCGCGCCCTTCGTCTTCCCCGACCACTGCCCCGAATGCGGCAGCGCCGCCGTGCGGGAGGAGGACGGGGCGGTGAGCCGCTGCACCGGCGGACTGGTCTGCCCCGCCCAGGCGGTGGAGCGGCTGCGCCATTTCGTGTCGCGCAACGCCTTCGACATCGAGGGGCTGGGGATCGAGCGCATCCAGCTCTTCTACGACCAGGACCGCATCCGCAGCCCGGCCGACATCTTCACCCTGGAGCGGCGGGAGGCGCAGCGGCTGGACCGGCTGGTGGCCATGACCGGGTTCGGCCGCAAGTCGGTGGAGAACCTGTTCCGCGCCATCGACGCCCGCCGCCGCATCCCGCTGGACCGCTTCATCTTCGCGCTGGGCATCCGGCAGGTCGGGGAGGCGACGGCGAAGCTGCTGGCGCGGACCTACCGCAGCGTCGGCCCCTGGACGGAGCGCATGGCCGCCGCCGCCGCCGAGCGCAGCGCCAACCCCGACGAGGCGAAGAAGCCCGAACTGGTGGGCGAGGCCTATGCCGAGCTGTGCGCCATCGAACAGATCGGCATGAGCGTGGCGGACGACATCTGCGCCTTCTTCGCCGAACCCCACAACCGCGACGCCCTGGACGCCCTGCTGAAGGAGCTGGAGGCGGTGGAGGACCATGTGCCGCCGCCGCGGGCCGACGGCAGCCCCGTGGCCGGGAAGACGGTGGTCTTCACCGGCACGCTGGAGACCATGGGCCGCAGCGAGGCGAAGGCGCGGGCCGAGGCCCTGGGCGCCAAGGTCGCGGGCTCCGTCAGCGGCAAGACGGACTACGTGGTCGTCGGAGCGGATGCCGGCTCCAAGGCGGCGAAGGCGCGCGAACTGGGTCTCACGATCCTGACCGAGCAGGAATGGCTGGATCTCATCAGCCAGCCGGGCGGGGTGTAG
- a CDS encoding 2'-5' RNA ligase family protein: MTPPGDAPPVAGSAGPEAAPLILTLAFDDRSFARFEALRRAHFPPERNLIPAHLTLFHHLPGPQLPVILADLRRTCRDAAPFPLAVTGLRPLGRGVALTLAAPDLARLRERLAALWSEWLIPQDRQAHRPHVTIQNKVEPAAAKALLADLSAGFSPWTARAEGLLLWRYHGGPWERLARLPFTARRS; encoded by the coding sequence CGCGCCGCCGGTGGCGGGGAGCGCCGGGCCGGAAGCCGCGCCCCTGATCCTGACGCTGGCCTTCGACGACCGCTCCTTCGCCCGCTTCGAGGCGCTGCGCCGGGCGCACTTCCCGCCGGAGCGCAACCTGATCCCCGCGCACCTGACCCTTTTCCACCATCTGCCGGGACCGCAGCTCCCCGTCATCCTGGCCGATCTGCGCCGGACCTGCCGGGACGCGGCGCCGTTCCCCCTGGCGGTGACGGGCCTGCGCCCGCTGGGCCGCGGTGTCGCCCTCACCCTGGCCGCCCCCGACCTGGCCCGGCTGCGCGAGCGGCTGGCCGCCCTCTGGTCGGAGTGGCTGATCCCGCAGGACCGGCAGGCGCACCGGCCGCACGTCACCATCCAGAACAAGGTCGAGCCCGCCGCGGCCAAGGCCCTGCTGGCGGACCTTTCCGCCGGGTTCTCGCCCTGGACGGCGCGGGCCGAGGGGCTGCTGCTCTGGCGCTACCACGGCGGCCCGTGGGAACGGCTGGCACGGCTGCCCTTCACCGCCCGGCGGTCATGA